In one Bryobacteraceae bacterium genomic region, the following are encoded:
- a CDS encoding response regulator, with protein MSRVLLADDSPNAQRMGERILREEGLEVVSVTDGETAYVRFTDVDPDVVLADAYLPTRSGFELCRWLKSQPETRHVRVVLTAGILEPFDEEEARRAGCDAVLRKPFEASVVMETINPLLEAAQFARGLFGEHLVEKKQAVDAAVAEAIAEERARPPEVDPERVRAAITLALDAALPAMIEEITERVLVALGH; from the coding sequence ATGAGCCGGGTCCTGCTGGCCGACGACTCGCCGAATGCGCAGCGGATGGGAGAGCGCATTCTTCGCGAGGAGGGGCTGGAGGTGGTTTCGGTTACCGACGGCGAGACGGCCTACGTCCGTTTCACCGATGTCGATCCCGATGTGGTGCTGGCCGACGCCTATCTGCCCACGCGGAGCGGGTTTGAGTTGTGCCGCTGGCTGAAGAGCCAGCCCGAGACGCGGCATGTACGGGTGGTGCTGACGGCGGGGATCCTCGAGCCGTTCGACGAAGAGGAGGCGCGCCGCGCCGGGTGCGACGCGGTGTTGCGGAAACCTTTCGAAGCCTCGGTGGTGATGGAGACCATCAACCCGCTCCTTGAGGCGGCGCAGTTTGCGCGCGGCCTGTTCGGCGAACACCTCGTCGAAAAGAAGCAGGCCGTGGACGCCGCGGTGGCCGAGGCCATCGCCGAGGAGCGCGCCCGTCCGCCGGAGGTGGACCCGGAACGGGTGCGCGCGGCGATCACGCTGGCGCTCGATGCGGCGTTACCGGCCATGATCGAGGAAATCACCGAGCGCGTGCTGGTCGCGTTGGGACACTGA
- the bamD gene encoding outer membrane protein assembly factor BamD gives MIRSNCIRQAAAALLLLTLLAGCGFRRKKYENPIAKDTEQPDKVLFDKAVADIEKGRYEVARLTLNTLMNTYDTSEYMAKAKLAIADSWMREGGSHGLAQAEAEYKDFILFYPTMEESAEAQEKVCNIHYKQMEKPDRDNMHAVRAEEECRTLLLQFPNSKFAPRVAQTLRNIQEVIAEGEYRRGEFYFNKGSFPSAAARLEPMVGHYPLYSKADAALWMTGQAYAKLGERFQDRAVSAYQKIVRDYPLSDYVDRAKGELKAMEKDIPEPDPVAVARMKYEQENYVKPGMISHFWGVFKKGPDTTAAAKSGDPAMTGLRPVIPVSVPSTETGAGGATADVTVTQIEGSNAALDKQPDARLGQQEAEKEQQKKQ, from the coding sequence ATGATTCGAAGCAATTGCATTCGTCAGGCGGCGGCCGCGCTGCTGCTGCTGACGCTTCTGGCCGGCTGCGGATTCCGCCGGAAGAAGTACGAGAATCCGATCGCGAAGGATACCGAACAGCCCGATAAGGTCCTGTTCGACAAGGCCGTTGCCGACATTGAGAAGGGCCGCTACGAAGTCGCCCGGCTCACGCTGAACACGCTGATGAACACCTACGACACCAGCGAGTACATGGCCAAGGCGAAATTGGCGATCGCCGATAGCTGGATGCGCGAAGGCGGTTCCCACGGGCTGGCGCAGGCCGAAGCCGAGTACAAGGACTTCATCCTGTTCTATCCGACGATGGAAGAATCGGCTGAAGCGCAAGAGAAGGTTTGCAACATCCACTACAAGCAGATGGAGAAGCCGGACCGCGACAACATGCACGCCGTTCGCGCCGAGGAAGAGTGCCGGACGCTGCTATTGCAGTTTCCGAATTCGAAGTTCGCGCCGCGAGTGGCGCAGACGCTGCGAAACATTCAGGAAGTGATCGCCGAGGGCGAATACCGGCGCGGAGAGTTCTATTTCAACAAGGGCAGTTTCCCTTCGGCAGCCGCCCGGCTCGAACCGATGGTGGGACATTACCCGCTCTACAGCAAGGCCGACGCCGCGCTGTGGATGACCGGACAGGCCTACGCCAAACTCGGCGAGCGTTTCCAGGACCGCGCCGTTTCGGCTTACCAGAAGATCGTGCGCGACTATCCGTTGAGCGACTACGTCGACCGCGCAAAGGGTGAGCTCAAAGCGATGGAGAAGGACATCCCCGAGCCCGACCCGGTAGCCGTGGCGCGCATGAAGTACGAGCAGGAAAACTACGTCAAACCCGGCATGATCTCACATTTCTGGGGTGTCTTCAAGAAGGGCCCCGACACCACCGCGGCGGCCAAGTCCGGCGACCCGGCGATGACCGGTCTGCGCCCCGTGATCCCGGTTAGCGTGCCATCGACGGAGACGGGCGCCGGCGGCGCCACGGCAGACGTCACCGTCACGCAGATCGAAGGGTCCAACGCGGCGCTCGACAAGCAGCCGGACGCGCGTCTTGGGCAGCAGGAAGCAGAGAAAGAACAACAGAAGAAACAATGA
- the rpe gene encoding ribulose-phosphate 3-epimerase, producing MVQILPSILAADFTRLQEEIERVERGGAAMLHLDVMDGHFVPNISFGPPVIHAIRGVTSAKLDVHLMINDPDRYIADFVRAGADSISVHQEACVHLDRTLHAIQAEGPLAGVVINPATPVAALDEVLEIADFVLLMSVNPGFGGQQFIRKTLRKVMELDRRRQEMGRDFPIEVDGGVGKGNIRELVQAGANWLVAGTSVFGAEDPGVAVREMQQIAHDATAVRV from the coding sequence ATGGTTCAAATCCTCCCATCGATCCTGGCGGCTGATTTTACGCGTCTGCAAGAGGAGATCGAACGCGTGGAGCGGGGGGGAGCGGCCATGCTCCACCTCGACGTGATGGACGGCCACTTCGTGCCCAACATCAGTTTCGGGCCGCCGGTGATCCACGCCATCCGTGGGGTGACGAGCGCCAAACTCGACGTCCACCTGATGATCAACGATCCGGACCGCTACATCGCCGATTTCGTGCGCGCCGGCGCCGACTCGATTTCCGTTCATCAGGAAGCCTGCGTACACCTGGACCGGACACTGCACGCCATCCAGGCGGAAGGGCCGCTCGCCGGCGTGGTGATCAACCCCGCGACCCCCGTGGCTGCTCTCGATGAAGTGCTCGAGATCGCCGACTTCGTGCTGCTGATGAGCGTGAACCCCGGCTTCGGCGGACAGCAGTTCATCCGCAAGACGCTACGTAAAGTGATGGAACTCGACCGGCGGCGTCAGGAGATGGGGCGCGACTTCCCGATCGAAGTGGACGGCGGCGTGGGCAAGGGAAATATCCGTGAGCTGGTACAGGCCGGTGCGAACTGGCTGGTTGCGGGGACGAGTGTTTTCGGCGCAGAGGACCCGGGCGTTGCGGTCCGGGAAATGCAACAGATCGCGCACGACGCCACCGCGGTGCGCGTGTAG
- a CDS encoding transcription antitermination factor NusB produces the protein MAFDVLMAVEGGAFASDELRVRGTRLGNADAGLATEIAMGVLRRRGELDAAIDSVAGRPVARMDREVAAALRMGAYQALFLDRVPRYAAVSESVSLVRRSKKASAAGFVNAVLRRVRVLDRGGPGAVNLPPWLWRKWREGHGEQRALAIAASALRPPGVWIRVPPGAETEAESLGAAPTETPGCWRAAGETGPFRIQDIGSQAIVPLLEVESGMRVLDVAAAPGNKSAQILEMPGVRLVACDASRSRLSQMRLNAARVLADGAKGLPFGPVFDRVLLDAPCSGTGTIGRNPEIKWRVQPEDLVRHAARQRAMLRNALGLLKPGGRLVYSTCSLEPEENEDVVAAALEGLGDVYELERMERRIPGEDEGDGFFAAMLASRLR, from the coding sequence GTGGCTTTCGATGTTTTGATGGCTGTTGAGGGCGGGGCATTCGCATCCGACGAACTGCGTGTGCGCGGAACACGGCTTGGCAACGCCGACGCCGGCCTGGCCACGGAGATCGCGATGGGCGTGCTGCGCCGCCGTGGCGAACTCGATGCCGCCATCGACAGCGTCGCCGGGCGGCCCGTGGCGCGCATGGATCGCGAGGTGGCCGCCGCGCTGCGCATGGGCGCCTACCAGGCGTTGTTTCTCGATCGCGTGCCCCGTTACGCGGCGGTCTCGGAAAGCGTGTCGCTGGTGCGGCGCTCGAAGAAGGCGTCGGCGGCGGGCTTCGTGAATGCGGTTCTGCGGCGGGTTCGGGTGCTGGATCGCGGCGGCCCCGGCGCGGTGAACCTCCCTCCGTGGCTGTGGCGAAAATGGCGCGAAGGCCACGGGGAACAGCGTGCGCTGGCGATCGCGGCAAGCGCTCTGCGTCCGCCCGGAGTGTGGATTCGCGTGCCGCCGGGCGCCGAAACAGAAGCGGAATCGTTGGGCGCGGCGCCGACGGAGACGCCGGGTTGCTGGCGGGCAGCCGGGGAAACCGGCCCGTTCCGGATTCAGGATATCGGCTCCCAGGCGATCGTGCCGCTGCTCGAAGTCGAATCCGGAATGCGGGTGCTGGACGTAGCTGCCGCCCCCGGCAACAAGTCCGCGCAGATTTTAGAGATGCCGGGCGTACGGCTGGTGGCCTGCGACGCGTCGCGATCGCGCCTCTCGCAAATGCGGCTGAACGCCGCACGGGTGCTCGCCGACGGCGCCAAGGGGCTGCCGTTCGGCCCCGTGTTTGACCGCGTGCTGCTCGATGCGCCTTGTTCAGGGACCGGGACGATCGGGCGCAACCCGGAGATCAAGTGGCGCGTCCAACCGGAGGATCTGGTTCGCCACGCGGCGCGCCAGAGGGCGATGTTGCGAAACGCCTTAGGGCTGTTGAAACCCGGCGGACGTCTCGTCTACTCCACCTGTTCGCTGGAGCCGGAAGAGAATGAGGACGTGGTGGCCGCGGCGCTCGAAGGGCTCGGCGATGTTTACGAGTTGGAACGGATGGAAAGGCGAATTCCGGGCGAAGATGAAGGAGACGGCTTTTTCGCTGCTATGTTAGCATCAAGGTTACGTTGA